The DNA region TGCAGCACCGCGGCCAGGATGCCGCCGGCATCGTCACCGCCGAAGGCAGTACCTTCCACATGCACAAAGGCAGCGGCATGGTGCGCGACGTGTTCCGCACCCGCAACATGCGCGAGCTGCAGGGCAATATGGGCATCGCCCATGTGCGCTATCCCACCGCCGGTTCCGCCGACTCGCCCGCCGAAGCGCAACCGTTCTATGTCAATTCGCCTTTCGGCATTGTGCTCGGCCACAACGGCAATCTCATCAACACCGAACAGTTGAAGCACGATTTGTTCCGTCAGGACCTGCGCCACGTCAACACCAATTCCGATTCAGAGGTATTGCTGAATGTTCTCGCGCACGAGCTGCAGGAGGCCTGCGGCGGCCACGCGCTGGATGCGCCGGCCATTTTCAACGCAGTGTGCGGCGTCTACCGCCGCTGCCGCGGCGCCTACGCCGTGGTGGCGATGATTGCGGGCTACGGTTTGCTCGCGTTCCGCGATCCGCACGGCATCCGCCCGCTGGTGGTGGGGCAGTGCAAGAGTGAGCGCGGCATCGAGTACCTGGCGGCCTCAGAGAGCGTGGCGCTGGATACGCTGGGATTCGAGCTGATGCGCGACGTGGCGCCGGGCGAGGCGATTTTCGTCGACGATCAGGGCAATTTCTACAGCAAGCAGTGCGCCGCCGGCGCCATGCGCAATCCGTGCATTTTCGAGTACGTGTATCTGGCGCGGCCGGACTCGATGATAGACGGCATTTCCGTATACGAAACGCGTCTGCACATGGGCGAGAGCCTTGCCGAAAAGATTCGCCGGCAATACCGCGCCCTTGAAATCGACGTGGTGATCCCGATCCCCGATTCCAGCCGCCCGAGCGCGATGCAACTGGCGAACCGCCTCGGCATTCCCTATCGCGAAGGCTTCATCAAGAACCGCTACATCGGCCGCACTTTCATCATGCCGGGGCAGGCGATACGCAGGAAATCGGTGCGGCAGAAGCTCAACGCGATGGCGGTGGAATTCAAGGGCAAGAACGTGCTGCTGGTGGATGATTCCATTGTACGCGGCACCACCAGCAGCGAGATCGTGCAAATGGCGCGCGAAGCCGGGGCGCGCAAAGTGTATTTCGCCTCGGCCGCGCCTCCGGTGCGCTTCCCCAACGTCTACGGCATCGACATGCCGACCCGCCAGGAGCTGATTGCCAATGGCCGGAACGAGGACGAAGTGGCGCGCGCGATCGGCGCCGACAAGCTGATTTACCAGGATTTGGAGGCGCTGGTGGCCGCGGCGCGCAGGGGCAACCCGCAGATTACGCAGTTCGAGACTTCCTGCTTCAGCGGCGATTACATCACCGGCGATGTGTCCGAGGAATACCTTGCTTACATCGAAGCGCAGCGGCGCGACGGCGCGCGCCGGCAAAGGGAAGACGCCGCTTCCAGCAACCAGCTCGATTTGAATTTGCTTACCGTGGATTGACAATTCGATTTTGGCAGAGTAAGTTACACACTGCGCCGATTTGATATCAGCTTGCGGGCGCGTTATAAATGCCGCTAAAGCGAGGGCCAACCCGTTTTAGCCAAAAGCGAAACGGGTTTTTTGTTTTTTAAAGGGCGGAATCATGTCTGACGAATTTCAATTGGAAACTTTGGCGCTGCGCGCGGGCACGCACCGCACGCCGTTCAATGAGCATTCGGAAGCGCTGTTTCTGACTTCCAGCTTCGTGTTCGACAGCGCGGCGCAGGCGGCGGCGCGCTTTGCCGGCGACGAGCCGGGCAACATTTATTCGCGCTTCACCAATCCCACCGTCACAGCTTTCCAGGAGCGGCTTAGCGCGCTGGAAGGCGCGGAAGCCTGTGTCGCCACGTCGTCCGGCATGTCCTCCATTCTTACTTGCGTCATGGGGCTGCTTAAGAGCGGCGACCACATCATCGCGTCGCACAGCATTTTCGGTGCCACGGTGCAGCTCTTCACCAATATTTTTACGCGCTTCGGACTGGAAACCACTTTTGTTTCCGCGACCGATGTCGGCGCTTGGGAAAAAGCGGTAAAACCGAACACGAAAATGCTGTTCCTGGAAACGCCGTCGAACCCGCTGACCGAAATTTCCGACATCGCCGCGTTGAGCAGAGTAGCGAAAAAAGCCGGAGCGTGGCTGGTAGTGGACAACTGCTTCTGCACGCCGATGCTGCAGCGGCCGCTGGAATTCGGCGCCGACATCATCATTCATTCCGCGACCAAGTATCTCGAAGGACAAGGCCGGGTGCTGGGCGGCGCGGTGCTGGGCAAGCGCGAAGTAATTATGGAAGGCGTGTTTGGTTTTCTGCGCACGGCGGGGCCTACGTTAAGCGCGTTCAACGCCTGGGTGTTGCTTAAGGGTTTGGAGACACTGAAAATCCGCATGGACGCGCATTCGGCAAACGCCTTGGAGCTGGCGCGCTGGCTGGAAAAGCAGCCGCAAATCGAACGCGTGTATTACCCCGGGCTGCCTTCGCACCCGCAGCATGCGCTTGCGAAAACACAGCAGAAGTCCGGCGGCGGCATCGTGTCGTTCATCGTCAAAGGCGGCAAGGCAGCGGCGTGGCAGGTGGTGGACGCCACGCGCATGATTTCGATCACCGCCAATCTCGGCGATGTGAAAAGCACGATTACCCATCCCGCGTCCACGACACACGGGCGCATTCCTCAGGAAGCGCGCAACGCGGCCGGCGTGGTGGATGGCTTACTGCGGATTGCGGTGGGCTTGGAAGCGCTGGACGATATCAAGACCGACCTTGAGCGCGGCTTGAAAAACGTTTAGCGGGCCAAGAACCGACAACATTTACCCGCCGCCTGAAAATCTGCCGCTCCCGGTGGATGACGGCGCGTGTAATCATCTGCCTGGTTTGCGCCTGCCTTCGATAGCCTTGTCCGCAACCGGCGGCGGCAAGGTGGAATTATCGAGTCTGGCCGGAACCGCTTTACTGTTATCCCCGCACCGGCAGGCCGGATCAGGAATTGCCGCCGGGCTGGAACGATATTCCCGGAGCGAGAGGCTGCACGCCGCAGAGTTGCGCCTTTCGCGACCATCACCAGGAACTCCGGCGGCGCAGCGCGTGCGTTTTTGGCTTAAGCACGCAAACCACCGAATACCAGCAGGAAGCCGCGCAAAGGCTGCATCTGCCCTTTGCGTTATTAAGCGACGGGGAGCTTCAATTCGTCAGTGCGTTGCGTCTGCCCACTTTTGACGTGGGAGGGATGACACTGACCAAGCGGCTTACCTGATCGTGCGCGACGGGCGGATTGTGAAAGTGTTTTATCCGGTGTTTCCGCCCGATCAGAACGCGGAGCAGGTCATTCACTGGCTTTTGCGCAACCCAGCGTAGCCACTATTAGTTCGTTTTTCGTGAATAGTTGAGGTTACAGCTTGATGGCGCTGCAGCCGGATTCGTCGCAACGCAGGTATTCGCCGTGCTTGTACCAATCGGACAACACCCAGCGCTCGCAGTTCTTGCCGTCCACCACATGCACGTGTTTCGCCGGGCGATGGGTGTGGCCGTGGATCAGCCGCGGATAATGGTATTCGTGTAGGACTTTGTCCATTGTCGCCGGAGCCACATCCATGATGGCTTCGGATTTCTGGCTCTTCTCCTGCTCGCTTTGCGCGCGCAGTTTTTCAATTGCCGCTTTGCGCTCGGACAGAGGCTGCGAGAGGAAGCCTTTCTGCCACGCCGGGTCCCGCACCTGGGCGCGGAACGCCTGGTAGGCGGTATCATCGGTGCACAGGGTGTCGCCGTGCATGATGAGCGTCGGCGTGCCGTAGAGGTCAATCAGGCTGGGGTCGGGTAGAAGTTTTGCGTTGCAGGCCCGGGCAAACTCTTCACCCATGAGAAAATCACGGTTGCCGTGAATGATGTAAAGCGGCACCTGCTGCTCGGTGAAATTGCGGAAGGCGGAAATCACCTGCGCATTGAAAGAATCATCCAAATCGTCGTCGCCGGCCCAGTATTCGAACAAATCGCCCAGCACATAGAGCGCCTGTGCTTTCGGCGCGATGCGTTCCATGAAAGTGAAGAAAATACGGTTGATGTGCGGGCGGCTCACGCACAGGTGCAAATCGGAAATGAACAGGGTGGGTTTCATAAGGAATCAGGATTCGGGATAAGCACGCATGGCAGAGTTCCACGAGTAGAATTTGGCCTGAACCCTGGCTCCTGAATCCTCAATCCTGCCTTTAGACAACTTCGGCGCGCTCGATGATGACGTCCTGCACCGGCACATCCTCATGCCCGGCGCGCATCCCGGTTTTGACCTTCCTGATTTTGTCGACCACGTCCGCGCCTTCCACCACGCGCCCGAACACGCAGTAGCCGTGGCCTTGTGGCGTCGCCGCGGTGAAGTTGAGGAAGGAGTTGTCGGCGACATTGATGAAAAACTGGCTGCTGGCGGAATGCGGATTCGAAGTGCGCGCCATGGCGATGGTGTAAGCCTCGTTTTTGAGGCCGTTGTCGGCCGCGTTCTTGATTGGCCCGCGCGTTGCTTTCTGCTTCATTCCCGGCTCGAAGCCGCCACCCTGAATCATGAAGCCGTCGATGACGCGGTGGAACAAGGTGCTGCCGTAAAAACCGCTTTCCACATACTGGAGAAAATTAGCCACGGTAAGCGGCGCTTTCCCGGCATTGAGTTCAAGGGTAATGGTGCCGAGGCTGGTGTGGAACTTGACCATTTTTCATCCTTTGCCGGTGGGCAGCGGGAAGGGAACCGGAAACTGGTTTACACCGCGCCTTCGTAAGCAATCTTCCAGCGGTTGTTCTCCTTGATCCAGTATTGCCGTTTTTTCATCTTGGCGGAGAGATTGTTGCTGGAGTAGTCCTGCTCGAAGTTGACCACCGCGAGGTTTTCATAACCGGGGTAGAGGAACATGCTGACGTTGGATACGCCGACCTTGATCCAGATTTTCGAGGCATTTATCTGCCGCTTTTGCCTGGTCCATTGGTTGAAATTCTGGCTCTTGGCGAAAAAATTCCTGGCATAGTGGCGCAAATACGCCTCGGTATCGCGGCTTTCCCAGTCGCGCCGCCAGGCTTCAACTTCCTGCGCCAGGGTATTGCGCTGCGCACGCCAGGCTTCCGGATTAATCCAATCCACACGCTCGCTGATGATGACCGGAGTCAGCCCGATTTGCAGGTTCTTGGAGAGCACCTGCAGGTCCTGGTTGGTGAGCACCACGCAGCCGTTGCTCGAGCGCGGCGGTCGGCTGTAGGTGTCGCTTGGTGTGCCGTGCAGCCAGATGCCATGGCCGTTGCGGCCATGTCGGCGGTCCCACTCGTTCGGGTAGCTGATGGGGTAGGCGCCCGCGCCGTAGAAATCGGAAAGCTGCGCCTTCGGCAGATTGGCGGTGACGAAATACACCCCGCGCGGCGTGCGCTGATCGCCTTCCTTCAATTTTTCAGCGCCGTTCTTGCCGCTGCTGATGTAGTAATCGGCGACATAGCGCGGCTCGCCGTTGACGTTTTGATACAGGTACAGCGTGGACAGTGAAATGTCCACCACCACGGCGTACTGCTGCTGCGGCTGCATCTGCAGCAGGTATTTAGGCAGGCGGTCGAGCGGCAGCGCCAGGCGGTGGCGCTGCAGGCGGGCAATCGCTTCTTCGCGCAATTCGGCCACGCGCTGCCGCGGCGCGTTCGGCGCATCACCGATGGTGCTCAAGGGACGCGCGCGCGCCAGCAGCAAATCGCCCTTGATTAAATGCAAAAGCCGGAAGTTGGGATAGGTCTTGAGCGCGTTGTCTAT from Burkholderiales bacterium includes:
- the purF gene encoding amidophosphoribosyltransferase; this translates as MCGILGVVAKTPVNQLLYDGLLVLQHRGQDAAGIVTAEGSTFHMHKGSGMVRDVFRTRNMRELQGNMGIAHVRYPTAGSADSPAEAQPFYVNSPFGIVLGHNGNLINTEQLKHDLFRQDLRHVNTNSDSEVLLNVLAHELQEACGGHALDAPAIFNAVCGVYRRCRGAYAVVAMIAGYGLLAFRDPHGIRPLVVGQCKSERGIEYLAASESVALDTLGFELMRDVAPGEAIFVDDQGNFYSKQCAAGAMRNPCIFEYVYLARPDSMIDGISVYETRLHMGESLAEKIRRQYRALEIDVVIPIPDSSRPSAMQLANRLGIPYREGFIKNRYIGRTFIMPGQAIRRKSVRQKLNAMAVEFKGKNVLLVDDSIVRGTTSSEIVQMAREAGARKVYFASAAPPVRFPNVYGIDMPTRQELIANGRNEDEVARAIGADKLIYQDLEALVAAARRGNPQITQFETSCFSGDYITGDVSEEYLAYIEAQRRDGARRQREDAASSNQLDLNLLTVD
- a CDS encoding O-succinylhomoserine sulfhydrylase, with the translated sequence MSDEFQLETLALRAGTHRTPFNEHSEALFLTSSFVFDSAAQAAARFAGDEPGNIYSRFTNPTVTAFQERLSALEGAEACVATSSGMSSILTCVMGLLKSGDHIIASHSIFGATVQLFTNIFTRFGLETTFVSATDVGAWEKAVKPNTKMLFLETPSNPLTEISDIAALSRVAKKAGAWLVVDNCFCTPMLQRPLEFGADIIIHSATKYLEGQGRVLGGAVLGKREVIMEGVFGFLRTAGPTLSAFNAWVLLKGLETLKIRMDAHSANALELARWLEKQPQIERVYYPGLPSHPQHALAKTQQKSGGGIVSFIVKGGKAAAWQVVDATRMISITANLGDVKSTITHPASTTHGRIPQEARNAAGVVDGLLRIAVGLEALDDIKTDLERGLKNV
- a CDS encoding redoxin domain-containing protein is translated as MPPGWNDIPGARGCTPQSCAFRDHHQELRRRSACVFGLSTQTTEYQQEAAQRLHLPFALLSDGELQFVSALRLPTFDVGGMTLTKRLT
- a CDS encoding UDP-2,3-diacylglucosamine diphosphatase; this translates as MKPTLFISDLHLCVSRPHINRIFFTFMERIAPKAQALYVLGDLFEYWAGDDDLDDSFNAQVISAFRNFTEQQVPLYIIHGNRDFLMGEEFARACNAKLLPDPSLIDLYGTPTLIMHGDTLCTDDTAYQAFRAQVRDPAWQKGFLSQPLSERKAAIEKLRAQSEQEKSQKSEAIMDVAPATMDKVLHEYHYPRLIHGHTHRPAKHVHVVDGKNCERWVLSDWYKHGEYLRCDESGCSAIKL
- a CDS encoding peptidylprolyl isomerase, with the protein product MVKFHTSLGTITLELNAGKAPLTVANFLQYVESGFYGSTLFHRVIDGFMIQGGGFEPGMKQKATRGPIKNAADNGLKNEAYTIAMARTSNPHSASSQFFINVADNSFLNFTAATPQGHGYCVFGRVVEGADVVDKIRKVKTGMRAGHEDVPVQDVIIERAEVV
- a CDS encoding L,D-transpeptidase family protein; this translates as MSPLQQRSLATLFKCTCAAALALTLAGSASSTNEQVLQASLVRPLPTPEKLLVNSIMEISRNNLDAAMQEIDNALKTYPNFRLLHLIKGDLLLARARPLSTIGDAPNAPRQRVAELREEAIARLQRHRLALPLDRLPKYLLQMQPQQQYAVVVDISLSTLYLYQNVNGEPRYVADYYISSGKNGAEKLKEGDQRTPRGVYFVTANLPKAQLSDFYGAGAYPISYPNEWDRRHGRNGHGIWLHGTPSDTYSRPPRSSNGCVVLTNQDLQVLSKNLQIGLTPVIISERVDWINPEAWRAQRNTLAQEVEAWRRDWESRDTEAYLRHYARNFFAKSQNFNQWTRQKRQINASKIWIKVGVSNVSMFLYPGYENLAVVNFEQDYSSNNLSAKMKKRQYWIKENNRWKIAYEGAV